In Streptomyces sp. DG2A-72, one genomic interval encodes:
- a CDS encoding MCE family protein, protein MITRTVKAQLLAFATVTAVGVSYVGAEYTGLVDSLLGRGYTVRADFPDSGGIFKGAEVTYRGVPVGRVGALKLTGASGVSVSLDIEDGAPRIPADTLAVVANRSAVGEQYVDLQPRAAGGPYLLQGSTIPRDRTRVPLPTTDLVLSLDRLVNSVGKDDLRVTVDELGKAFSGTGPHLSRLVDSGNALVESASESLPETISLIEDSRKVLKTQADQGSSIKAFSHDLALLTAELKSSDGDLRKLIGNATPAAVELNSLLKSVEPRLSVLLANLISGGQVTLARLPGVEQALVTFPVVVAGSHTVVPGDGTTHFGLVVNADDPPPCTQGYGTARRNPADTSTREANTDARCTAPRGSATSVRGAQNAPGASARGGADQAAYVTPYDPETGTLTGPDGTPVEIGSTGGQQTVFGKESWQWLLVGPMA, encoded by the coding sequence GTGATCACACGTACGGTCAAGGCCCAACTGCTCGCCTTCGCCACCGTCACCGCCGTCGGCGTGTCCTACGTCGGCGCCGAGTACACGGGCCTCGTGGACAGCCTCCTCGGCCGCGGCTACACCGTGCGGGCCGACTTCCCTGACTCCGGGGGCATCTTCAAGGGCGCCGAGGTCACCTACCGCGGGGTGCCGGTGGGCCGGGTCGGCGCGCTGAAGCTGACCGGCGCGAGCGGGGTCTCGGTCTCCCTCGACATCGAGGACGGGGCGCCACGCATCCCGGCGGACACGCTCGCCGTGGTGGCGAACCGTTCGGCGGTGGGCGAGCAGTACGTCGACCTCCAGCCACGCGCGGCCGGTGGGCCGTACCTGCTGCAGGGCAGCACGATCCCCCGCGACCGCACGCGCGTACCGCTGCCCACGACGGACCTGGTGCTCAGCCTCGACCGGCTGGTCAACTCGGTAGGCAAGGACGATCTGCGCGTCACCGTCGACGAGCTGGGCAAGGCATTCTCCGGCACCGGCCCGCATCTGAGCAGGCTGGTCGACTCGGGCAACGCGCTCGTCGAGTCGGCGTCCGAGTCGCTGCCCGAGACGATCTCGCTGATCGAGGACTCCCGGAAGGTGCTCAAGACGCAGGCCGACCAGGGCTCGTCCATCAAGGCGTTCTCACACGATCTCGCCCTGCTCACCGCGGAGTTGAAGTCGAGCGACGGGGACCTGCGCAAGCTCATCGGCAACGCGACACCGGCGGCGGTCGAGCTCAACTCGCTGCTGAAGTCGGTCGAGCCGCGGCTGTCGGTGCTGCTGGCCAACCTGATCAGCGGGGGGCAGGTCACGCTCGCGCGGCTGCCCGGCGTGGAGCAGGCCCTGGTCACCTTCCCGGTGGTGGTCGCGGGCAGCCACACCGTCGTCCCCGGTGACGGCACCACCCACTTCGGCCTGGTGGTGAACGCCGACGACCCGCCGCCCTGCACCCAGGGCTACGGCACCGCCCGGCGCAACCCGGCGGACACCAGCACCCGCGAGGCGAACACCGACGCGCGCTGCACGGCCCCACGCGGCAGCGCCACCTCGGTGCGCGGCGCGCAGAACGCCCCCGGCGCGTCAGCGCGCGGCGGGGCCGACCAGGCGGCGTACGTCACGCCGTACGACCCGGAGACCGGCACTCTCACCGGCCCGGACGGAACGCCCGTCGAGATCGGCTCGACGGGCGGCCAGCAGACCGTCTTCGGAAAGGAGTCGTGGCAATGGCTGCTCGTCGGACCGATGGCATGA
- a CDS encoding 2-hydroxy-3-oxopropionate reductase, with the protein MSTLPKIAWIGLGIMGSPMSENLIKAGYDVTGFTLEQDKLDRLAAAGGTAAGSIAEAVRDADVVVTMVPASPQVEAIAYGPDGILENSKSGALLIDMSSITPQTSVDLAKAAKDKGIRVLDAPVSGGEAGAIEAVLSIMVGGEQADFDTAKPIFETLGKTIVLCGPHGSGQTVKAANQLIVAVNIQACAEAVVFLEKSGVDLTAALDVLNGGLAGSTVLTRKKDNFLNRDFKPGFRIDLHHKDMGIVTDAARNVGAALPVGAVVAQLVASLRAQGDGDLDHSALLRAVERLSGAQL; encoded by the coding sequence ATGAGCACACTCCCCAAGATCGCCTGGATCGGCCTCGGCATCATGGGCTCCCCGATGTCCGAGAACCTGATCAAGGCGGGTTACGACGTCACCGGCTTCACCCTGGAGCAGGACAAGCTGGACCGGCTCGCCGCCGCCGGTGGCACCGCCGCCGGTTCGATCGCCGAGGCCGTGCGGGACGCCGACGTGGTCGTCACGATGGTGCCCGCCTCTCCGCAGGTCGAGGCCATCGCGTACGGCCCGGACGGCATCCTGGAGAACTCGAAGTCCGGCGCGCTCCTGATCGACATGTCCTCGATCACCCCGCAGACCTCGGTCGACCTGGCGAAGGCCGCCAAGGACAAGGGCATCCGCGTCCTGGACGCGCCCGTGTCCGGCGGTGAGGCCGGCGCGATCGAGGCCGTACTGTCGATCATGGTCGGCGGTGAGCAGGCCGACTTCGACACCGCGAAGCCGATCTTCGAGACGCTGGGCAAGACCATCGTGCTGTGCGGTCCGCACGGCTCGGGTCAGACCGTGAAGGCCGCGAACCAGCTGATCGTCGCCGTGAACATCCAGGCGTGCGCCGAGGCCGTGGTCTTCCTGGAGAAGTCGGGCGTGGACCTGACGGCCGCGCTGGACGTCCTGAACGGCGGGCTGGCCGGCTCCACCGTGCTGACCCGCAAGAAGGACAACTTCCTGAACCGGGACTTCAAGCCGGGCTTCCGGATCGACCTGCACCACAAGGACATGGGCATCGTGACGGACGCCGCCCGCAACGTGGGCGCGGCCCTGCCCGTCGGCGCGGTGGTCGCCCAGCTGGTCGCGTCCCTGCGTGCGCAGGGCGACGGCGACCTGGACCACAGCGCGCTGCTGCGCGCGGTCGAGCGCCTCTCCGGCGCCCAGCTCTGA
- a CDS encoding catalase: MSKRVLTARTLTTESGAPVADNQNSASAGIGGPLLLQDQHLLEKLARFNRERIPERVVHARGSGAYGYFEVTDDVTGFTHADFLNTVGKRTEVFLRFSTVADNLGGADAVRDPRGFAVKFYTAEGNYDLVGNNTPVFFIKDPIKFPDFIHSQKRDPFTGRQEPDNVWDFWAHAPEATHQVTWLMGDRGIPASYRHMNGYGSHTYQWTNADGEVFFVKYHFKTNQGIRCLSSEQAAEIAGKDPNSHQTDLLQAIERGVNPSWTLHVQVMPAAEAADYRFNPFDLTKVWPHKDYPLQRVGRLVLDRNPDNVFAEVEQAAFSPNNFVPGIGPSPDKMLQGRLFAYADAHRYRLGVNHTQLAVNAPKATVASNYGRDGFMASNSQGRHAKNYEPNSYDGPAQTGRPLSAPLAVNGHTGTHEAPLHTKDDDFFQAGELYRLMSEEEKSRLVANIAGGLSQVSRDDVIEKNLAHFHAADPEYGKRVEEAVHALRED; the protein is encoded by the coding sequence ATGTCGAAGCGCGTGCTCACCGCTCGCACACTCACTACGGAGTCCGGCGCCCCGGTCGCAGACAACCAGAATTCCGCCTCCGCCGGCATCGGCGGCCCGCTCCTGCTCCAGGACCAGCACCTCCTGGAGAAGCTGGCGCGCTTCAACCGGGAGCGGATCCCGGAGCGCGTGGTGCACGCCCGCGGCTCCGGCGCGTACGGCTACTTCGAGGTGACCGACGACGTCACCGGCTTCACCCACGCCGACTTCCTGAACACGGTCGGCAAGCGCACCGAGGTCTTCCTGCGCTTCTCGACCGTCGCCGACAACCTGGGCGGTGCGGACGCGGTCCGCGACCCGCGCGGTTTCGCTGTCAAGTTCTATACGGCAGAGGGCAATTACGACCTCGTCGGCAACAACACCCCGGTCTTCTTCATCAAGGACCCGATCAAGTTCCCCGACTTCATCCACTCGCAGAAGCGCGACCCGTTCACCGGCCGCCAGGAGCCGGACAACGTCTGGGACTTCTGGGCGCACGCCCCCGAGGCCACGCACCAGGTGACCTGGCTGATGGGCGACCGCGGCATCCCGGCGTCGTACCGCCACATGAACGGCTACGGCTCGCACACCTACCAGTGGACGAACGCCGACGGCGAGGTCTTCTTCGTCAAGTACCACTTCAAGACCAACCAGGGCATCCGCTGCCTCAGCAGCGAGCAGGCCGCGGAGATCGCGGGCAAGGACCCCAACTCCCACCAGACGGACCTGCTCCAGGCGATCGAGCGGGGCGTCAACCCGTCGTGGACCCTGCACGTCCAGGTCATGCCGGCGGCCGAGGCGGCGGACTACCGCTTCAACCCCTTCGACCTGACCAAGGTCTGGCCGCACAAGGACTACCCGCTCCAGCGCGTGGGCCGGCTCGTGCTGGACCGCAACCCGGACAACGTCTTCGCCGAGGTCGAGCAGGCCGCGTTCTCCCCGAACAACTTCGTTCCGGGCATCGGCCCCTCCCCCGACAAGATGCTCCAGGGCCGTCTGTTCGCCTACGCGGACGCCCACCGCTACCGCCTGGGCGTCAACCACACCCAGCTCGCCGTGAACGCCCCGAAGGCGACGGTCGCCAGCAACTACGGCCGCGACGGCTTCATGGCGTCCAACTCCCAGGGCCGCCACGCCAAGAACTACGAGCCCAACTCGTACGACGGCCCGGCTCAGACCGGCCGCCCGCTGTCGGCCCCGCTGGCGGTGAACGGCCACACGGGCACGCACGAGGCCCCGCTGCACACCAAGGACGACGACTTCTTCCAGGCGGGCGAGTTGTACCGGCTGATGTCCGAGGAGGAGAAGTCCCGCCTCGTCGCGAACATCGCCGGCGGCCTCTCCCAGGTCTCCCGCGACGACGTGATCGAGAAGAACCTGGCCCACTTCCACGCCGCCGACCCGGAGTACGGCAAGCGGGTGGAGGAGGCCGTC
- a CDS encoding TIM barrel protein translates to MGFAEQRFNVNLSILFTELPLLERPAAAAAAGFTAVELWWPWVDSPIPEQSELDALKRAIEDAGVQLTGLNFYAGQLPGPDRGALSIPGEESEKFRANIDVAANFAQSLGCKALNALYGNRVDGVDPAEQDALALENLVLAARAADRIGAILLIEALNQPESPLYPLVSAPAAVGTVDKVNDATGLGNARFLMDLYHLSMNGEDLPQVIEQFAARTGHVQIADNPGRGAPGTGSLPLEDLLDQLKKAGYDGWVGLEYKPGDRPSAEAFGWLPVEQRAAR, encoded by the coding sequence ATGGGATTTGCAGAGCAGCGCTTCAACGTCAACCTGTCGATCCTCTTCACGGAACTCCCGCTCCTGGAGCGCCCCGCGGCTGCCGCCGCGGCAGGCTTCACCGCGGTCGAGCTGTGGTGGCCCTGGGTCGACTCCCCCATCCCCGAGCAGTCCGAGCTCGACGCCCTCAAGAGGGCCATCGAGGACGCGGGCGTCCAGCTCACGGGTCTGAACTTCTACGCCGGTCAGCTGCCGGGCCCGGACCGCGGGGCCCTGTCGATCCCCGGCGAGGAGTCGGAGAAGTTCCGCGCCAACATCGACGTGGCGGCCAACTTCGCGCAGTCCCTGGGCTGCAAGGCGCTCAACGCCCTGTACGGCAACCGCGTCGACGGCGTGGACCCGGCCGAGCAGGACGCGCTGGCGTTGGAGAACCTCGTCCTCGCGGCGCGGGCGGCCGACCGGATCGGCGCGATCCTGCTGATCGAGGCCCTGAACCAGCCCGAGTCGCCGCTGTACCCGCTGGTGAGCGCCCCCGCCGCCGTCGGCACCGTCGACAAGGTCAACGATGCGACGGGGCTCGGCAACGCGCGCTTCCTCATGGACCTCTACCACCTGTCCATGAACGGCGAGGACCTGCCGCAGGTGATCGAGCAGTTCGCCGCCAGGACCGGCCACGTGCAGATCGCCGACAACCCGGGCCGCGGCGCCCCGGGCACGGGCTCGCTGCCCCTGGAAGATCTCCTCGACCAGCTGAAGAAGGCGGGTTACGACGGCTGGGTCGGCCTCGAGTACAAGCCGGGCGACCGCCCGAGCGCGGAAGCCTTCGGCTGGCTGCCGGTGGAACAGCGCGCCGCCCGCTGA